The DNA sequence ACAAGGTGAAAATATGGAAATTCATATTTCTGGAATTACGCCAAGGCGAAAATTCTAAAATTCAAACTGTAATCGCTGCGCTAAAGGACAAAAAAAGGATATGTCCTTGGTTCGCTTTGTATCATCGATCGACAATCCCGAGTGTTATCCGCGTTCCAGAAGATAGCACTGGAGGCACTGGCTCGGCAGGTGATCCCCCGTAATCGCCCAAATTGAGGTGCATCGAGTCAGCAAGTCCGGCTTGAAGCCCTCGACCAGATCAAGCGGATGGAAGGATTAATTCCCATAGCAATCGCTGACTAAACCCGAAAATGGATAATCCTGCTAGGGGTTCAGTAGCTGCTTCTGACTTTGAAGATAAACACCTAATTTTGTAGCACGCTCTTAATCTGGGTCATCCTGCCAAAATCGGTTTTTTCGCTGTGCCTCCTCTTGACGGCGTTGCTCTTGAACTTGAGACAACTTGCGCTTAATGAGAGCAATCCACTCTTTTGGGCTCTTCTCCCGGTGTTGAGCAGGACTTGCTGCCGTATTCCCAGCATTACACCCTGACCCAGCTTCTTCCTGCTCTTGCAAGGAGCTAGAGTCCTCTCCAGTCAGGGTATTACACCCATTTTCCTCCAATAAGCTTGTGGGGTTGGTTGAGCAGGGTGCTCCCCATAAGCAATCCTGCTCAACACCACTTTGACGATCGTCGCTTTGATTATTCTCTAAGTAACGGGGATGCCATAAGTCCCGGTGACGATACAGAGTAGCACCGCTGATCCCATAAGCTACGAGGGCATCAAATCGTTCTGTGATGCCCTTCGGTAACGTTGTTTTTTTCCGTAAGTCGCTCATGGCTTGTTCGATTCGTTCTCTTGCACTCATCTGTTGGTGGTGGTTCCAACTCGGCTCTGAGTCATTGGGGATGTCCGGATCGGGATCTTTGGGAATTTTGCTCTTACCGTAATGAAAGTAGCGGCTCTGCTCAACCGATCGCACCCACTCTTTCGCTCTTGCTTCAATCTCATGCTGATGGCGGCACCAGTCCTCGTAGCCTGGAAGCGATCGCGCGATCGCAACGATGTCTTGAACTAGGGCATCTCCTTCAAGCGGTGCAGCGGCATACAGGACATGACCAAAGATGTAGGAGCGCATCGCGATGCGTCCGAGCAAGCGATTCGTCTGCCCGTGTCCAGTCCAGCCTTGTTCAATTTCAGCATTTAGATCATTGAGAAACTGGTTGGCTTTGCCGGTAACTCGAAACTGTTGGCGACGGGCAACTTTTATCAGGCGATCGATCGCCTTTTTATCGACCCAGTTTTGGGCTTGAGCGAATCGCCAGTGCTGGACGAAGGTTTGCTGGTCGCCCCACATGGGTTGGAGGTCATTGTTGAGCAGGTAAGACCCGGCTTGCAGGGGGAGGCGGTGCCCGTTGTAGAGGCTGTGTTCGCCGTTGGCAGCGTAAGGCTTGCAGTTGGGAAAGACTTCGAGTTGCCCAGGTGCCAATTTGAAGCCTGCATTTTCTAACACCGTTGACACTGCCAACGCGATCTCCCAGGTTTTCTGGGGATGCTCGAAGGGGAAATACAGATGCAGTCCACCGCTGTAGCTAGAGGTGAGGGCGATCGCGCTTACCCAGCCATATCGCTCCAGGCACTCGCAGATACGATGCCAAGCCAGGGGATCTCGGCTGGGATGATACACGCTGCCTCGGTCAATGTCCAACAGAAAATAGTCGGTCTGTTGCCCAAAACGGACACCGTAAAGATAGCTGCCTTGCTGGATTAGACGATCCGAAAGGGGGTAGCGGCTTTCGGTTTGCCAGCTCGGTGACGCTGTTGGATAAGGATGCTCTGCCCAGAGGTAATCGTACCGATGAGTCCAGAGGGCAAGGAAGGAATCCTGCCAGTCCTGAATCGATTCAAATTGTCGAGAGGGAGCTGTTTTCATGGTAGCTGCCCCCGGATTCCATTAATGCTCAAATTCATAATCAACTTCCTACGCCTGTATTACCGGGATAGGAAGCTATGCAGCTTTAGATAACTTGCTAAAAATCTTGCATCTTTTGGCAAATTGCCTCTAAAATTGGCATAGCTACCTATGCTACCTACTAATTGGCGGCTGAAATTGGCTTATTCAATTGGTGTAGCTATCTAAAATTGCCTCTAAAACTGGCATAGCTAAAATCGCATCTTTGCCATCGCTTGTCACAGCTAGTCATAGCTAGGTCATAGCAAGGCTGAGAAGCAGGCAAATCTGGGTAACCTAACGTCAGCTCGTCCAAAGCATTAGTTAGCGTTGCCGCCCTATCCTCGGACTGAATAAAAACCATTGACCCCTTCTGTTTGCGCGGTGGGGTTTTTGGCTTTTAGGACTCCTGAACCATGATGTTGATCTCTTGCGCGTCAAGATTGGAAACTGGGTCGTTCATCCTTTGTTTTTCTCGTTTCAATAATTGGACTGTAGTGAGTATATTTGATTCGCTTCCAAACTTGAATATGTTTTAAAAATCTCTGACTCAGCAAGTCGATTTTTAGCAGGAATGCTGACTCTATATTTTGCAACACAACTCTTTCTTATTTCTAAGTGAGTTTAGACGAGGTGGAGATCCTCGCCCTTAAGGAAGATATATAGGAGAGCGCAAGTCAGATTTAATAGAGTGTTCCGTTTACGCATACGGTTAACTCTTTTATGAAGCGCGATGCCACAGGTAAGTTTGTTCAAAATTGGGATTCAGAAACCAAACAACGTATTAGCATCTCGCTTACCTGTACCGCCTGGCGATCGCTCGACAAGGAAGCACAAAAACGAGGAATTTCTCGCTCTGAGGTAGTTGAACACTTTGCGCGCACTCTTGAAACGGAGCCTTCTAACGAATCCACAGCACCAGATGCTCCGGTGGCGTTGATTCAAAACCAACTTCTTGAGCAACAGCAGGAAAATGCAGCCCTACAGCGTCAAAAGCAAGAGTTAGAGGCACGGTTAGAACAAGCGCTAAATACGAGTGCCCAAACGACTGAGCGCAAAGTAGCAACCATTCTAGAAAGTATCACCGATGCTTTTGTTGCTTTCGATCGGGACTGGCACTACACCTATGTCAATCAGGCAGCCGCTCAAATCTTGCACAAAACTCCCGAAGAATTGCTGGGTAAACACGTTTGGAACGACGTTTTTCCTGAACTGGTAGGTGGGGTCGCTTATCAAGCGATGCATCAAGCCGTGGCAGAACAAGTTCCGGTGACATGGGAAGAATTTGGAAAATCCGTTCAGTGTTGGCTGGAAGCCAATGCTTATCCTTCTGCCGAAGGGATTGCCGTTTATTTTCGCAATGTGACAGAACGCAAGCAAGCAGAGGCGGAACGAGAACAATTACTTCAAGCGTTGGAAACGGAAAGGGCAAAATTTGAGGCAGTTCTGCACCAGATGCCCGCAGGAGTTTTCATCGCGGATGCCATTTCTGGCAAGTTGGTGCTTGCAAACGAACAAGCCAAACAAATTGTCAAATATGACTTTGAAGAGACTCGCGAGCTAGAGGACTATGTACGCGTTATCCCGTTTGAAGCATTTCGCTCAAATGGGCAGATTTATGCACCGGATGAGTATCCCTTGATGCGATCGCTCAGAACGGGTGAAGTGATTATCCGAGAGGAAATGGAGCTACGCCAGGAAGATGGCAGTTATACCGTTATTTCGGTCAACTCAAGCCCAATCTTAGATAAGCAGGAGCGAATTCTGGCAACGGTCGCGGTGTTTCAAGATATTACGGAGCGCAAGCAGACTGAAACGCTACTGAGACAGCAAACGGAAGCCCTGGAAAATCAGCAGAAATGGTTGGAAGCAGTGCTGGATTTAATGCCAACGCCAACCGTATTTATCGAACCCGAAACCGCACGAGTTACTTTTTCCAATCGGATTGCAAATGAATTGGCAGGGGGTGACTTACCGAAAGACAAATCCCTGGATGAATATACCGACGCTTATTACTGCACCGACGCGAATGGCGATCGCATCCCAACCGAAAGAATGCCCGCCGTTCTAATTGCTCAGGGAGAACGGCTAGAAAACTATGAGATGAACTGGTATACGCCTGGCGGCATTCGCTCCACCCTATGCTGGGGAGAAACCCTGCCAGCCATGCATGGACATCCCGCCATCGGCATTGGGATGTTTCAGGATGTGACTCGCCTCAAACAGATTGAAGAAAACCTGCGGCAGACCGAAGAACGCTTACAGCTTGCGCTTGCATCTGCTGAAATGATTGCTTGGGACACCGATTTCACAACCAATCAAGTGGTCTGTTCTCCAAACGCGCTGGAGATTTTCGGTATGCACGTAGGTACCGCAGAAGCGTTTCGTGCGGTGATTCATCCCGATGATCGACCCCTCGTCTGGCAAGCGCTGGAACGAGCGATTGCGGGGGATCACTCCTTTTCTGAGGAATACCGAGTGATCAGCCCTGACGACACGATACTGTGGCTGAAAAGTCAGGGACGCGTCTATCTCGATGAGGCTGGACAGGCCACGCGAATGCTGGGCGTTTCGGTCAATATTACAGAACGCAAGCAAATCGAAGCTGAACGCGATCGCCTGTTAGAGCGGGAACAGGTGAGCCGTCGATTAGCTGAAAAAGAACGTCAGCGGCTGCGAGACATTCTGATGCAAGTGCCTGCTATGTTTGCCGTACTGTCGGGTTCTGATCATGTCTTTGAACTTGCAAACTCCAAGTTTCTCACCGTATCCGGACGCTCTGAAGACATTCTTGGTAAGACGGCACGCGAAGTATTTCCCGAAATAGCAGGTCAGGGATATTCTGAGATTTACGATCGGGTCTATCAGACTGGGGAGATTATTCGAGAAGAGGAATGCTTCTCTCGTTGGGACTCAAATAGGAATGGCAATCTCGTTGAAGGCTTTTTCAATCTTGTGTTTCTACCACTCAGAGACATTGACGGTTGCATCGACAGCGTCTTGATTCATGGTATTGAGGTCACTGCCCAAGTCCAAGCTCGTCAGCAAGGGGAAGTCTTACTCCAAGAACTTCAACACAAAGAGAGACAGCAACAGTTCTTGATCGAATTGAATGATGCCATTCGTGCCCTTCAAGACTCCGACGAAATTATGTGGCGAGTGGTAAGTTCCACTGGGCAACATTTCAATGTCACGCGCTGTACCTACGGTGAAATTGATTCAACCCAGGAATACGTCATCGTTGATCGCGACTACTGCAACGGTGTCATCAGCGTTGTGGGTAGCCACCACATGAATTCCTTCGGTTCAGACATCATTACAGAACTGAAGCAGGGCAAAACTGTTGTGGTTGAGGATGTCGATCTCGATCCTCGCACGGCTGGATCAGGGGTAGCAGCTTTTGATGCAATTCAGACCAAATCGCTGCTGTGTGTTCCCCTTGTCAAAGCAGGACGATTTGAGGCACTGTTAGTCTTGCACCATGTTGCTCCTCGTCAGTGGACAGCAGAAGAGGTGGCATTGCTGGAGCGCATTGCTGAAAAAACTTGGCTGGCGGTGGAGCGATCGCGAGCAGAAGCGGAATTGCGAGAAAGGGAAGCCCACCTGCAACTTGCGCTTAAAGTGGGACGGATGGGCACCTGGGACTGGGATCTGCAAACAGGAACGCTCCTCTGGTCAGCCGGGTATTTCACCATCCTGGATCTACAGCCGGACGAAGATGAGCCGAGCTACGAACTTTGGAGAAGTCGGGTTCATCCCGATGACTTAGCAGAAACGGAGACAAAGCTGCAACAAGCAACTCAGGAGCGAACCGAGTACCATCACGAATATCGCCTGCGTTGGGCGGATGGCTCGGTTCACTGGGTCGAAGCTAGAGGGCAGTTTTCCTATGATGCTCAAGGGCAGCCGAAGCACTCTATTGGTGTTGTGATTGACATTACAGAGCGCAAGCAAGCAGAAGAAACATTGCATCAAACTCTACAAAAGCTCAATTTCCATGTTGAAAACACACCG is a window from the Cyanobacteria bacterium FACHB-DQ100 genome containing:
- a CDS encoding PAS domain S-box protein; translation: MKRDATGKFVQNWDSETKQRISISLTCTAWRSLDKEAQKRGISRSEVVEHFARTLETEPSNESTAPDAPVALIQNQLLEQQQENAALQRQKQELEARLEQALNTSAQTTERKVATILESITDAFVAFDRDWHYTYVNQAAAQILHKTPEELLGKHVWNDVFPELVGGVAYQAMHQAVAEQVPVTWEEFGKSVQCWLEANAYPSAEGIAVYFRNVTERKQAEAEREQLLQALETERAKFEAVLHQMPAGVFIADAISGKLVLANEQAKQIVKYDFEETRELEDYVRVIPFEAFRSNGQIYAPDEYPLMRSLRTGEVIIREEMELRQEDGSYTVISVNSSPILDKQERILATVAVFQDITERKQTETLLRQQTEALENQQKWLEAVLDLMPTPTVFIEPETARVTFSNRIANELAGGDLPKDKSLDEYTDAYYCTDANGDRIPTERMPAVLIAQGERLENYEMNWYTPGGIRSTLCWGETLPAMHGHPAIGIGMFQDVTRLKQIEENLRQTEERLQLALASAEMIAWDTDFTTNQVVCSPNALEIFGMHVGTAEAFRAVIHPDDRPLVWQALERAIAGDHSFSEEYRVISPDDTILWLKSQGRVYLDEAGQATRMLGVSVNITERKQIEAERDRLLEREQVSRRLAEKERQRLRDILMQVPAMFAVLSGSDHVFELANSKFLTVSGRSEDILGKTAREVFPEIAGQGYSEIYDRVYQTGEIIREEECFSRWDSNRNGNLVEGFFNLVFLPLRDIDGCIDSVLIHGIEVTAQVQARQQGEVLLQELQHKERQQQFLIELNDAIRALQDSDEIMWRVVSSTGQHFNVTRCTYGEIDSTQEYVIVDRDYCNGVISVVGSHHMNSFGSDIITELKQGKTVVVEDVDLDPRTAGSGVAAFDAIQTKSLLCVPLVKAGRFEALLVLHHVAPRQWTAEEVALLERIAEKTWLAVERSRAEAELREREAHLQLALKVGRMGTWDWDLQTGTLLWSAGYFTILDLQPDEDEPSYELWRSRVHPDDLAETETKLQQATQERTEYHHEYRLRWADGSVHWVEARGQFSYDAQGQPKHSIGVVIDITERKQAEETLHQTLQKLNFHVENTPMAVVEWDHNFRVIRWSAGAERILGWRAEEILGRSLTEIPFVFEEDLEAVADVCQRLIYGEEPHIFSSNRNYTKDRNVVHCEWYNSSLRDKSGRMTSVLSLVLDVTERKQAEQEREHLLERERLARSEAEAAQRQLAAIFNTSPIGLALLDAEQRFVAINEALAEINGLPYEQHLGQSVAELFGQFDSEIVEVFHQLYTTGEPFISPSFAVNAPGHDDRRPGYYNVYYLPTVNSNHQVESVLAYVVDVTERVKLERAQQFLSKASAVLASSLDYQTTLERVAQLIVPELADWCTVHIVEEDNTIDQIAIAHIDPTKLEWAHQLQEKYPLDPNAARGAALTLRTGLPDFVPEIPDELLVQAARDSEHLEILRQVGFSSVMTVPLRTQARIIGVISFISAESGRRYTAVDLQLAEELAHRASLAIDNAQLYEIAQRDRAKAEAANRIKDEFLAVLSHELRTPLNPILGWTRMLRTKPLNATKTDQALDTIERNAKLQAQLIEDLLDVSRILQGKMSLNIAPVNLTITIEAALETVRLAAEAKQLQIQTTLNSFSGSVLGDTNRLQQVVWNLLSNAVKFTPSSGRVEVCLEQVGTHAQIQVKDTGKGIHPEFLPHVFDYFRQEDSGTTRHFGGLGLGLAIVRQLVELHGGSVWAESLGPDLGATFVVRLPLNQMEQAPASETENAEAVVDLTGIRVLVVDDEADMRELASFILTQAGAQVTTASSAAETLFLLNQSVPDLLLCDIGMPEMNGYSLIQQIRKWSPDQGGTLKAIALTAYAGEVNQQQALAAGFQMHLSKPVEPEELVKAVSSLIATNAVRS